One Loxodonta africana isolate mLoxAfr1 chromosome 4, mLoxAfr1.hap2, whole genome shotgun sequence genomic region harbors:
- the LOC100657889 gene encoding olfactory receptor 6C74-like — MRNHTIITTFILVGLTDDPNWQMVIFLFLFLTYVLSVTGNLTIILLTLLDPHLKTPMYFFLWNFSFLEMSLTSVCIPRYLVSILTMDKTIYYDACAVQIFFAIFLGASEFFLLASMSYDRYVAICKPLHYTTIMSSRVCTQLVITSWVAGLLTIFPGLIMGLKLDFCDANIIDHFYCDYAPVLKLSCTDTGVFEMLGFILAILILLITLTLVILSYAHIIRTILNIPSVQQRKKAFSTCSSHMIVVSISYGSCIFMYIKPSAEERVALNKGIAVLNLSLAPVLNPFIYTLRNKQVKQALKDIIQKHNFINLKQ, encoded by the coding sequence ATGAGAAACCacacaataataacaacattCATTCTGGTAGGACTGACTGATGACCCTAACTGGCAAAtggtaattttcctttttctttttctaacataTGTATTGAGTGTCACTGGAAACCTGACCATTATCCTGCTCACTCTATTGGATCCCCACCTCAAAACAcccatgtatttctttctttggAATTTTTCATTCTTAGAAATGTCATTGACATCTGTGTGCATCCCCAGATACCTGGTCAGCATACTGACTATGGATAAAACAATATACTATGATGCTTGTGCTGTACAAATATTTTTTGCCATCTTCTTGGGTGCATCAGAGTTTTTTCTGCTGGCttccatgtcctatgaccgctatgtggccatctgcaaacccctacACTATACAACCATTATGAGCAGCAGAGTCTGCACCCAGCTGGTCATTACCTCCTGGGTAGCTGGGTTGTTAACAATCTTTCCTGGACTTATCATGGGTCTGAAATTGGATTTCTGTGATGCCAATATTATTGACCACTTTTACTGTGACTATGCTCCTGTCTTGAAACTCTCCTGCACAGACACAGGGGTCTTCGAAATGTTGggttttattttagccattctcatACTACTGATTACGTTGACACTGGTAATACTCTCCTATGCACATATCATAAGAACAATTCTGAATATCCCCTCTGtccagcagaggaagaaggcttTTTCCACCTGTTCCTCCCACATGATTGTTGTCTCTATCTCTTACGGCAGCTGcatttttatgtatattaaaCCTTCTGCAGAGGAGAGGGTAGCTTTAAATAAGGGGATAGCAGTACTCAATCTTTCACTTGCACCTGTTTTAAATCCTTTTATATACACCCTAAGaaacaaacaagtgaaacaagccCTGAAAGATATAATTCAAAAACATAACTTTATTAACTTAAAACAATAG
- the LOC100657213 gene encoding olfactory receptor 6C76-like, whose translation MEFKRNLTMRNHTAVTFVLVGLTDDANWQIVIFLFLFLTYFLSVTGNLTIILLTLLDSHLKTPMYFFLRHFSFLEMSFTSVCIPRYLVSIVTLDNRISCDACMTQLFFAIFLGASEFFLLAAMSYDRYVAICKPLHYVTIMNNRVCTQLVITSWLAGLLTISPGLIMGLGLEFCDANIIDHFACDYSPVLKLSCTDTRVMELLGFILAIFTLMITLALVVLSYVNIVRTILKIPSAQRRKKAFSTCSSHMIVVSISYGSCIFMYIKPSAEERVALNKGIAVLNTSIAPLLNPFVYALRNKQVKQALKDIIKKRIFIALNK comes from the coding sequence atGGAATTCAAAAGGAATTTAACCATGAGAAACCATACAGCGGTGACATTTGTTCTTGTAGGACTAACTGATGATGCAAACTGGCAAATTGTGATATTCCTTTTTCTATTTCTAACATATTTTTTGAGTGTCACTGGAAATCTGACCATTATCCTGCTCACTTTACTGGATTCCCACCTCAAAacacctatgtatttcttcctcaggcatttttcatttttagaaatgtCATTCACATCCGTCTGCATCCCTAGGTACCTGGTGAGCATTGTGACTCTGGATAACAGGATTTCCTGTGATGCTTGTATGACACAATTGTTTTTTGCTATCTTCTTGGGTGCATCAGAGTTTTTCCTGTTGGccgccatgtcctatgaccgctatgtggccatctgcaaaccGTTACATTATGTGACAATTATGAACAACAGAGTCTGTACCCAGCTGGTCATTACTTCTTGGTTGGCTGGGTTGTTAACAATCTCTCCTGGGCTTATCATGGGTCTGGGGTTGGAGTTCTGTGATGCTAATATTATTGACCACTTCGCCTGTGACTATTCTCCTGTTCTGAAACTGTCCTGTACAGACACACGGGTCATGGAATTGTTAGggtttattttagccattttcaCGCTCATGATTACACTGGCACTCGTGGTGCTCTCCTACGTAAATATTGTAAGAACAATTCTGAAGATCCCTTCTGCCCAGCGGAGGAAGAAGGCTTTTTCCACCTGTTCCTCCCACATGATTGTTGTCTCTATCTCTTATGGCAGCTGcatttttatgtatattaaaCCTTCTGCAGAGGAGAGGGTAGCTTTAAACAAGGGGATAGCAGTGCTCAACACTTCAATTGCACCTCTCTTAAATCCTTTTGTATATGCCCTAAGAAATAAGCAAGTGAAACAAGCCCTGAAAGATATAATTAAAAAACGTATCTTTATTGCCTTAAACAAATAA